Below is a genomic region from Brassica rapa cultivar Chiifu-401-42 chromosome A08, CAAS_Brap_v3.01, whole genome shotgun sequence.
TGCACCTTGGAATCCATATATTGCACCAAGATAACAGTGGTTGTAACATAATCAGATTCATCTTGAAAGAAGAAACCATTTGTGCAAATCATTAAAGAATCCTAGAGAAAAGATTGTTACATTGTTAGTTAACACTTTGAAGTTTCTCCTCTCTCTGATCTTCATCACTCTTATCAACATTTCTTAAATGACATCTGAAACTAACAAAGTAAGCTGTGTGTCAATTCAGACATTGTTAGCATATGTCATTGAGTTTCTTTGAGCTGGAGAAGTTGCCTTCTTTTGAGAACCAAGAAGACAACAACCAAGACCTGCAACATTGCTGCTAACCCTGCAAAGACTAGTCCCACCGTCTCCCCTTTGTTTAATCCACCTCTCTTTGGTTCATCTGGTGATCCAAACCTCCGTGGCTCAGGAGGCGGTGGAAGGGATTCTGACCTGGGCTGCGGAGGCTGCTGTTGAGGAGTAGGTGAAGGCAGAGGCGCAATTGTCTCTGCTACTGGAGGTGGTGGAAAAATGTCTGTCACATTAACAAGTGGTGGAGGTGCAGAAgaaggcggtggtggtggtggaggtggtggtggcggaggaggtggtggtggtggtggtggaggtggaggtggaggaggtggtggtggaggtggagaTTGTGTAAAGAAAGGTGGTTCTTGTGATCTGACGAGGAGGAAACATAAAGATAGGGAGAGAAACAAAATGTGGAGGAGGCTCCAATGTCTCAACACAGAATCAAGAAAAGCCATTTATCAAGAGAATGAATCAAAAAcgttttccttttcttctttaCCGCAAACCAAATGTGACATCTGGagatgaagaaagaaaaaaggaagAACAGAAACAGAGAAATGGAGGAAGTGGGCTGGATTCAGAAAGAAGAATTAATCCAGTAACCAATCGTGAAGTCTGTGACAAAATTAAATTCTGAGGAATCAAGGTGAGAGAAAATACAACTAAGACAAcattcagagagagagagagaaatggtaaacattatttcCCGGGAattatagagagagaaaataacaGACTTACTTATTTGAGCTAAATATGGTTGGTAACAAGTTCagttaaatttttgtttaacttTGTGCACAAAAAAAGATAAGGCATGGGCATTCAAAatattcggttcggttcaggttGGGTTTTATAGGTTCTGATTCCTTCGGAATTTAGAGATTCGGCCATCAAGATTTTTATAATTCTCTGGTTCGGTTTCAGGGTAATTTCTCTCGGTTCTGTTACAAATATTTGATATCTACAAAAATTGTTTCTGGTTTGGATCGTTTTTCTTAATCCAAAAACTGTTAAAATTTAACCAAAAACAGAGCCACGCCCATAATTTTTTGGGATAAATTTAAGAGAAACCAAAGCCAGCAAATGAACAACTCCGGTTAACCAAAACAAAAGTTTGTATGTAAATCTCGAAACTGTACCTTTTGGACGGAAAAGCGGCCTTCTCCAAATGGGGCATAGATGAGCATGTTTGTTATCTGAGCTCACTGATGAGACTTTGTGTTTGCTAAATGTATTAGTGGGATTAAGGATTAGAGGCTGCTGAAAAAGATTGAGAGGGGGGAGAGCGACAGCGACTTCATACATATTCGAAACACAACAATGCTTTTAAGTATAGGCTATTTAGTTATCTTCTTGTCTGAATGACTGATTCCATAaaagccaaaagaaaaaaagatttgaaTTTTGGAAAACTAACTTGTCTACATATCTTGTAAATACAACATCTTTTATTACACGTCGGCTTTAGACGACAagttttaacttaaaaaaaagatggaACTTGTATCACATAATGTGAAGGCATGGAAACTAAACTCTTCTCTGAGCTTTACTTAGAGAGAATTGCAAGCGCATCTCTGGATTTTCTCAACAACGACTTAGCTTCTTCACTCTTCTCTAGTTCAATCAAAGAGTTAATCTCACCCTTGAAATCTACTTCCACAGGATGCAATGTCGACACCTTGCTATACACTTCGATGAGCTCAAGCATGCATTGCGAAGTAGCCACATGAACCTGATGATTTCAATTAAGATTTAGTTTAAAAGACGAGATATTACACTACATTCATTTTGGTTTTCTCAAGTGCATGCAAATGATAATATATGAAGATCAATCAAATATCATTTCCATAGGCAAACCAAACCATTGCTAACAATATACTCTTATCTGTTCTTGTTCTTAAATGTTCTGCTTATCGAAAGGAATAGACCGGCCTTAGTTGAACACACTCCTATACTTCGTCAAAACAAAGGTTCTTCATCCTTTCTAGAACAAAACCTCATAAAGCGCATGATAACTAATTAATGACTTGGGAAGAAGTCTAAAGCAAGTATACCAGAACTAATTAATGAGACTTTACCCCCACTATAACCTAATAAGGACATCAACTTCCAAGCATTAACGTTATCTTTTCCCTAATGATACGACTTCTTGCCGTGAAAGAAAAAACACCAAATCATGAATCttggtttgttttcatttggTGCAATTTATTAGAGAAAATCCAACATAACGCAGACAAGAACATACCTGTGCTATCTTCACTGTGTTTATGCATTCCAGTAGTTTAGGAACCAGCGAGTGAAATAACTGAAAAAAGCAAGCAGAATACTTAGAAAGAAGTCTAAAGTATACACGTGTGGTAGATGTGATTGGTTACCTCATGAGCGAATTTTGTGGCATCACTAGGTAAAGGGCCATCCATAGAGTCATTCCATAGACTCTGAAACCTTGAGCAAAGCTTTCCCAGACATGAAATCCCAGACATTTTTACTGCCAAAGAAGGAAAGTCAGGTTGGTTAAGCCCGTAACAAAACGTTTAATGGAAAATAAAGTGAGAGAAGAAACCAGTACCATTCCATAGAAAACCAGGTGATAAGGAAATTAGAAGAACATGAATCAAATCAGCTTTCCGGCTGATAATGTCATCTACGGTTGCTACTTGGATGCATGACTTGACGCACTCCATAATTTTCTCAAGTGGGACTTGTCCGTCTTCTCCTTTTTCTGATTCTGAAAACAAAGGGTGGAAGAACTATTCAGATTACAAAGACAAGTTTCTGATGGCACAGTGCCTATTTCCTGTATAAGCTATACATTGAGCTAAGGGATGTGTATCATTATGGTTAATCTATAATCTTCTGGAGGCAACATTTTGACGTTAAACTGACTATTTCTACCACAAATTTCCTAATCTTAAGTATATACTCACCCAGCTAAAAGATTCAACAATTTTGACTAAACATAATATCCAATGTGACCAGGAAAATGATGTAAAAGTGCTATCAATCGAAGTATAGGAACAATGGGATTGTCCATTGGTTATGTAACAACCTGTTTTGACAGTATCACTTGCAGACTGGACTTGAGAATTCGTTTTGACGGAGGCAGTATTACACATCTCATATAACATTGGGAAAACGGCACTGAAGAACTCTGGATCGCCAAAAGCTATTATGACCTGAtaacataaaaaacaaaaaaagtcaaATTATTCAAAGGACACACTAACCAAATAACGTTGTGTAAGAACTGCATTATCACATCTCTTCATTTTTGCATAATTAGCCGCAACTTTACTTACCTTCTCCAGGCAAGAAAAGGCTGACTCGCGATATTTCTTGACTTTCTTTCTACATGCAGAACATATCAGATCCAATATGACAGTGGGAGTTTTTGGATCCTCCTTAGTTATTGCCTCGTGGCAAGAGACTGAAAGAGCACCAAGGGCATCCAAAAGAGCATCCTTTCCCTGTGAATACAAGTATTACTTTTAAAAACTAGTGCAGAAAATGTGCCTTTATAGGACAAGTAGAGCAGAGCTCTAACTTTTTACCggagaaacaaaatatttatcgtCTCAAATTTAATCCTTctgttataaatttcatattccaCTTTATTATGAACCACCACGGAAAAGAAAAAGGAAGGTAAATATTAGAATGAAAGAACTGGTCCTACCTCCCATAAGCGTCCAGGCATTTCATTGATAAGACACTGCAGCAATTTGTTGTGTTGCGGCGATAGTGATTCACCCAAGACTTCAGTTAGCTTGGAAATTGCTTTACCAGCCTGAAAGCAAGTTTAAATCATCTATGAATACAACAGCGCCAGCGGCAAAATATCAATTAGtacaaaaaagaaagagaattgCCTTCTTTTTGCTTGCCCACGAGGACGATGTAATGCTCTCACAAATATGATTCACAATTTCTTGCAGAAACAACTGCAACGTGACCCTTTCACCACTTGTGATGTCTTCCCACACCTCCTCAAAGAGGCTTGAAATCTGTTTGTCATCCTCaaatctgaaatttataatAACTATAAGCTTCTCTAATATTGCGAAAATAAGTTTATTCTATAATGAAGTATCTGCGTTATGAAGTATCTGCGTCTAGACAAATCTGTCAAATCTTTGTAAGAGAGAAAAGATACTATCTGCCCAAATTTCAAATCTTACTAGGCGATGGTATTAAACACATGAATCAGACTCAGTGATATGCAGTTCATatggtttatataaaaataaatatagaatatgCAGTTCCTGCCGTTTACCTGGAAAGAAATATGACTGGAACAATAGCCGACTGATGACCGCTCATAATATCAGAAGCTGTAGATGAGAAGCTTTTAAAAAGACTCGCACATGCGATCTGGGAGCTTCTATCACCAGAGTGAAGAGCTGCAGTTTCTTCGATTAAGCTTTGAGCTTGAGAGGGACTAGAATACTTCAATACAACGCCACAAGCACTCGAAAAGGCACGTTTTGCAGCAGAACTTTTCTCCTCCTTGGCGACAGGAAACAAAAGTCTTAGCAGCATTCCAGTGAACGGCTTTATCTCGGTACCTACTTTCTGCACTAGTAATGAGATAAAGCTGGCAACACCAACCctgttgaagaaaaaaaaaattccacgAAATATCAACATCTACAATTAAATATATGAAATCTAATAGTAGAGACAAAAATCATACACTACACTGAAGCAGTTAACCGAGTCCATTAGGAATTTAGGATGGGTAAGAAGGTATGGAATTACGTCACTTATACAAACTAAGTGAATGGCTAAAGTTACTTAAGTCTACCTTATGTGAATTCAGTACTCTCTCGGGAACTCTTTACAAGTCCCAAGTAAAGGTTGTAGAAGAATGAATTCTTTACTGCTAGAATGTTTTGAATAACTGACCTCGTATTGAGGCCAACACCACTTCGAACAAGTTGAGTGAGACGAGGGATCAACTGCTCAAGTGACTCAGTATCCACTATATTAATACAGAGATCAAGAGTTTCCCACATTGGAGAGCCTTTCGAGATTGAAATTCGTAGATTTTCAAGTTTCTCGGTTTCTATGCCAATATTAGCAGCATGCAACTGAAACACGAAAAGTTTAAACTTAATACGATGTCAGGGCAAGCAAAAATTCAAACTGGAGCTGCCGACATTAAATGATACGGTGATACCTCAACATAGTTAAGTCCTTGGTCTTCAAGACTAGACAAACTTTCCAACATACAGCAAACTAAGTCTGATAGATGTGGACGGAGGGCAACTCCTGCACCCTGCAAACGAAAACAAACAGCACAAATCATTTCTGAAGTACAGAACATGCAACGATATACAAGtcaaatttgattaatttttcaTGTTAGGAGTCAAACTGAAAGAACACACATACGTAAAAAGTATAAGATGCTCGTTTGTTTTACTAACATTCATCTTATATATGTCCTCCCAACCAAAAGCACTAAAATTAAACATACCTATTATCTACTATTAATTTCTGCTATCTGGGACTACTGATAACTCAGCTGTATTGAAATAAATATGCTACTATTAATGTCACAATAATATCTTTGAGATACAGACATGATACGGAAACATACCGAAATGCAACAGAAACAAATTATATGAGCACAACTCTCCTAGATCATCAATCTATCAAAGTTAGGGCTAACCTTTGCAAGCTTCATAACAACTGCAATTGAAGCCTTCCGAACACTGCTGACTTTACTCATTATCCCTTCTGAAAGCAAAAACGGGAGAACAATACCCATTGCCTGTCTTGCATCTGATATTTCGGTGAGCGTGATATCACAAATCCTTATTGTTAAGGATGTCACGCTACGACATAACTTATCACCAGCATTTCTCACAGTCTCTTTGATGTCATCCATAGCACGGAAAGCAGCTATCCAAAGTCTTTTCAAATGCTCCCCAACCTTTAATAACATAAGTGTGAAAACAAAAACCACTAAGATAATTTAATGGAACAGTAATGTTAATGTACAAAACAAGAAACAATCATGAAGCTGGGTGTATATGTATCATATACTCCAATGCATATATTATTGTCTATAAAACCAGAACCGTGCTAAATATATGGAGACTAACTTCATATACCAATGCAGTATGCAGACGCGAAGCAACGATAAGCTTAATTTTAATTATCTATTACAAAAAGAAGATCTTACCTGGTCAAATTTCCGACCTTGAATAATATCAGCAAGGGCAAGACAGGATGCCTCACGGGAGCGCCAAAGCCGTGAACCACATTGTACTAGCAGATCATCAAAGATGTGATTCAAATGTTCATCAACAGCTTTCTTAGGGTCTTGTATAAGTGCTTTCCAGATGTGTGCCATAGCATCCTGCCAAGATTACATGAAAGTTagcagttataaaaaaaaagaaataaaaacaccCTTTTGGCCACCTTTTAGTAAACCAACTTTCATTGCTCTTCGtatagaaaaaaagaaagacttGATTCAACAAATCAAAAGAATGTCTACAGGACCTAAGTGATTCTTGCGGCTTGTAAAATAGCAACAGCTCAAatatttcttttgtaaaattgaaCAAGCCACTAATTAAAATAGCAACGAAAATGTGATTATAAATGCTATGAGGTGCCACTCCGTTCAATTTAAACAAGCCAATTTCTAGCCGTTAGACCAAGGATTGAATATACAATGGGTACGATGAAATATTATCAGTATGCAAATAAATTAACAGCATAGACTGAACAATAATATTATGAGCATTTCAGAATCAATAGGGCCCCTATGTGAATAACGCCCGCTAATAACAAGTCATATTCTGGAAACGTAGAAATCTAACCTGCACGTTTTTGTCAGGATCATACTGGTATCGGATCAACCTCGGAATCAACAATCGCAAATGTGGTCGAAGAGCATCTCCTGCTTGTTTGGCTATCTTGGAGAACCCAAAAGCAGCTCCTCTCTTCGAATTAAGAGATGCTTGGTGATTGGCTAAGTGCATAAATTTGTAAATCAAATCTGGTTGCCCCATTTCATTTGCAAGATTACAAAGCTCCTTGTACGTGCTAATCTTCCCTCCACTGGGACTCTCACCGATAGTGCCCTCTTGAAACACTTCAGTCTCTTCATCAAGctggataaaaaaaaaatactttgagGACCAAGTACAAAACCTGGAGTACCATAGGAAGGGCCTCGATGAATAGATTATACCTTTATAGCTCGTTTTCTTTTGCTTGTGCCAGTTAGGGTATTAACCAGAGCATCTACCAGACTTTGCTTCATTGATGAATCACCAAGTTCATAGACAATGCTCATGCCCTGGGATGCCAGCTCCTGTGTAAGTTCATTCTGGTCACCTAACAAGTGTGAGAAAGCCTCCtgcaaaaaattatttatgttaaaCAGCAGTTTGTACAAGCTTCTTCTACCCAGAATGGTGTTCACAGCAGTTACTTGGCAGCAAGAGATGATACCGCGTTTCATGTTAAAATAGTAATGGGCATAACAATTCCAGTATCCAAATGGGTAATACATCTAAACAAATTGGAATGACAAGgtcttgattttctttttggttgTGATGGTACAGGGGAAGTTAACAAATGCCCATGAGTGCAGTAAAAGAATAAGGTTGCAACTACAAAAAGAAGATTAAGTTGCCGCTTGCTAACCTGAATTTTAGGAAGCATTAGTTGTATTGATGGATGTTGCCCACAGTACATGATCAAAGACAGCATCCATACGGTTCCAGCACATCGTTCATCCTTCCTGCTACTGTATAGAAGAGTATCAAAGAGCTTTCCAGAAATTGTTTCTCTGGTCGTGACACGGCTATCTTCATCACCAGTTTTGGCATCAGACAATTTCTTTGACAAAGATTTAACTTCTCGCATCAAAAAATTTGAGTCCGTAGAAAGAGATGTATAATTCGTTTTCAGAATCATATCAGCAGTAACTGGTACACCACCCCAGAGGAAAGATAACGCCTCACCCGCGGCAAACAAAATTTCTTCAGCCTGGCCAACAAAAACAAATGACAAAATATAGAGGCTTATTAAGTTCTCTCTTTAATCGAATAAAAAGGACAGAGGGTAGTGGCTAACAATCCCACCTTAGAGCGTGAAAGGCTAAATAAAAGATCAAGCGCTATCTTCAAGTGCGAAGATGACATTTCATTTGAACAGATATGGCCAAGAGAAAGGGCAATTTTCTGAACTGATTTTATATCATCACCAGAGAGTAGCTTGCTCAATTTTTCTTGCAGAACTTCCAGCACTTGAGTCCCTGATAGAGCAAGTCAATCAACTGAAACTCGGACATACAAGATACAGACAGGCTATTGGTATAAACTGACCTGGACTAGAATCATTAACAAGAAGAGGTAATGGGCCACAGATTCCAATATGGCCCAGAGCTTCCATAGCAACAGAAGCCAGTGGTGCAGTCTCCGAGTTAACAACATCCACCAAGCATTTAACCGCATTTTGAACAACCGCTTCAGAAACCTGTTTAGCGGAAATTCTAATCATGATACTATCAAAACATTGAAAGTATGTAGCcatttcaaaaacaaatgttGAGACTTATTAAGCTGGCAAACGTGATTTAGCACTAACGCACAAGATTTAGCCCGTGATTGGTGTCTAATAATTGTAGTACAGCGTATCAAAAACTACTACATCGGACAGACATTTCCTAAAAGAGAAAGGAAAGATAAACCAAGAGATCTGAAGAGTGACAGATCAGACTTCTGCATTAGCTATTTTATTTATCTGAAGCAAAATTTTGAAGAATGGACATGAAGAGAACAAATGAGAAGAAAGAGGAACAGCATCTTCTTAACTGTTTTAGTAATTCAATGGTAAGAATTGCCAGAGGGACTAGTATATTCATTAGAACCACCAAGCCATGTCAATTTATTCTCATTTTATTTTTCCGAATTGCAAATAAGACAATAAGTTTCTTTGCCAATGGGTTATTTCTACGTGAAGCAAACCACCTCGTAAATGGAAACGGTTCCTAAACAAGAGAGCTCGATGTTACGGCTAAATTTGTGACTTAGCATGTCCAAGCAACTAAATAGTCAAGGATGGGCAGTAACAGTATCTGGATGTCACACCACAGGCTAATTAGGATGCAACAAAAGAAAGACATATAGGATTCAGATTCATAGTACCAGGGATATCACCAAACTTATGCCACAACAATCATATAAGTGGGTATaagaaaatcaaaatcactTACAGCGGGTATTCTATATAAGCAGTGTGCTGAAACATATCCTACAGCGCATAACCCCCCATGGTGTGCCTCGAACCTAAGAAATCAAAAGGTTAGCTTTAAAAAATGATGAAGTGTCTACTTCCTGCAGCCACAAGCTTAGTTGCAACATAGATtccaaaagaaaagaacaacACCTTAACTTCTGCGGCGGTTGAGAAACCGAAGCTATCAATTCAGAAAGCAAGGAACATGATTCGGCATCAGAAAGAGCACAGGATGCCATTCCGAGTAATCGTGATGCAGATTCACGAGTACTCAAGTCTGTATGACTAAGCAGACGCCTTAGCCATACAACTTTTTGAGAACAGTAAACTTCAACCATCTTCATGTGAAGAAAAAAAGATGGACGGTTAGTTTAGAACAGAATAGATTTGATCTGCgaaaagaggaaaaaaagaggaaaatgaAAGAATAATCAGAAAGCAGACCTCCGGAAGGTAAGAGCCAACTGAAACCAAAGCTTTGGAAGCGCAAGCATGCAACTCAGCCGAGCCTTCGAATGCCAGGGAATGTTCCAATAACAAACACATTCTTTCCGCCGAAGACAAAAATTCAGTCCCAACTGCCTGGGTATTGATCTCCTCCATCTGTAACTCAAAACACTTCACTAGAAACTTAATCATGACCACATATACTTGCGACGGAAAGAGAAGTTTCTGGCTTCTCATTTCTGATGAATCCAACAGTTTGGGCTGTTGCTTGAGAATGTACTCCAGCATCTCAACGAACTTTGGGTATTTGTGGTCATGATTAGAGACTAAACTGCGACCTTCTTCTTTCAGAAAGAGTCCTTCAAGTGCTAGTTCCCTGAACGTAGAAAAATGGAATAATACACATCAATTCAATAATTATCAAGAACCAGAAACAAATGAAGCATTGTCGATTATGTCATGGTGGATCCACGGAAGAGGATTTGTTTCAGCATGAAAGTCATCCTGTCAGTCCGTCAAATGCCTAATCTTAAGGTATACAGAACTCACAAATTTACTACACCACTGGAATGAAAAGAGCAGACTAAAAAGATTGTATACCCTCCACTATAAAACGTTCAAgcactttttttttacatcaaagTTCAAACACTAACGCTCAATTAGGAGCCCTTCCTAATAAGCCGAATTTTATTTCAGATTtgaattgttataaaatatgtgTGTACCAGTAAGAAGAACCTATTAGGAGGTTAATAAAAACAGACCTGGAGAGCTTTCTCCGTAAACATTCTAAACTCATTTTTCGCAATTCAACATGCAACAATCACAACAGTACGCAATGACATAAGATAAAATCCAGTACCTTATATCTAGCTTCATATCTGCTGCACTGAGCATGCAAATATACAGACTTGGACAATGTTGTGAATCATACAAAGAAGTTGCCCATCGCAACGCACAAAACCTTGCTTCATTTTGTTCCTGTCCAATATAAGCCACAAagataacatattttatataatcgAGAAAACTTGGTAACAAAATCGAACTCAGTGGCGCAATTAgctaaataaattatatctgAAAAGTATCCATACCGCCAAAGAATTTTCTAACAGAAGCACCTCCAAATCCTTGAGAATTTTCTCTGGGGAGTCCTAAAGAGATGATTACCAAAACTGACATGGTTAGTTTCCAAAAGAATACAAAACAGAAAAGGATAGCATAAGCTTTTGATGCCAGAAGATCAAAACGGAAAATGAGAAGATTAATCGTGGACATAACTTTAAACTAGCAAACCTTGTATGCAGCAGCAAGAGATATGATTGCCTCCTGGATAGTTGAACGAAGAGATTGGGTTTCTAACTTCAATGCGTTAAAAAGACGAACTGCCATTTCAGTCTTTTCCCTGTAAGTTAAGTTCACAACAAATAAAATGTCAGTTAAATGACAGCAATGTAGGGCAATAGAATGAATTCCTTACCTAAAAAGCTGAGGCAAACGTTGTGCAATCAAACCAATAGCTtgaaaagaaaatgttttgGTCTCCCTTGATAGAGCATCTGAAGGAAAGcataacatatttatttaaatccaCTTTTGAACAAGGAAACTAAGGACTTTTTCCTAAAAAGCTGACCTGCTTCTGAGCCTGTTCCGTCGAGCATTTTCAGAATAGCGTTCAGTATAACAGGGCCCATAAGTTTCAGTTGATCTATTTTTCCCTGCATTTCAATAAAAAAGTCCAATGACACAAGTATTAGCAAATTCAGAAAGAAAGACTCGAAAACCCAAAATGAAAAAGAGAAGGGGTCATCGTCAGATATTAGTATGTCCTTCATGGCATTTTCTATAATAACATCTAACATTGAGTTAAGAAGAAGATATTGAGTTATTTCTTCACAAAAAGAATGAATATGTATTTCATACTCCCTACTATTGCACAAAACAAACATAATAGCAAGCTGAAGCATTTAAAAGAATGACTTTACATGCTTAAAAACCCACACGGTGAACTCCATTCCCATTTGCTTTAGCCTTAAGGTCGTTCCACTTCCTGTCCCATGAAAGCAAGGCAGATAGCAAAAGTACTCAGTAATCaacatgaaaaaacaaaaaatgaaaaacccaATTCATAGAGAACATGTAACTCTTTTAACTGCACCAAGAGACTAAATAATTCCTGATCAGTAATAATTGAATCCTCTTCAACGATAAACTAGCGTCAGGAACCAACTAAATTATTCTTACAATAGTCAAAATGCAGATCATTGATTTTTTTCTAAGAAGCTTGTAGCGGCTGTAGTTCAACCTGTTTTGTTTTAATTCGACTGACTATATAGACTATTTATGAACAAACAATATATTCCCTATCTAACTAAACAGATGTATATACAGACCATGGTCACAGAAATCTTTTACCACTAGACAGTCCAATTTTGTAAGTATGACATATATTAAACAACATACCATACATACAACCAAATATGCACTGCAATGTGGCAGGAAAACTATTTGCGGCTGCGATAGAACGACAGAAACCAGACATGAGCTTCATTTTCAAGGCTATGTTTCCTGGAGCTACACTATGTTCTGGAGTAGCATGTTCTGTGGCAGTAGTGCCTGCATACATATCAAATTGATGAATGTGAACTTAGCATGGTCACCGAAAAAATACCCAAACACGGGAAGAAAACCCTCAACACTCCAGATCTCCCAAAATTTATACGAATTTGTATTACATCAGACATGATAAATTTGCAATAGAGTCTGTATAGTCGAGGATGAGCCCTAGGCATGTCATCCACGAACCTTAGGGTAGACATAGACCTGATCCTAGATGCTAGGACCGGAttaaataaatctcattttTATGCTTTCTTCGAGTAAGTGTGATTTCAgtgtgcaaaaaaaaaaactaattaaattgtTGGAGAAAAGGACCACGTACCATTGAATAGTAAGAAGAGTCTCTTTATCAACTTGGGATCATCCAAATTCGTTACAGAAGCTTTCTTTTTAAGAAGCTCTTCCCCTCTTTTAGCTACGGGTTCTTGACTTGAATGATTTTTACCAACAAATTCACACAAACTCTCAGAGGCACGAAAGAGTATAAATGCAGTGCAAAAAAGGCAATGATAAAATAGTATTTCATGTCATATAACAGAAACAAAGCATATAATGCCTGTAAAAACGGAAAGCATACCTATCCACTGATGCAGCAATGTACAACGGATATATGGATTCACCAGGCAAATCCATGGTTCCAACGACATTCAAGATCCCCAACTGCGTAAGAGAATGATAGATTTATTTATCAGAAAATCCTTAGTGACCAATGTATAGCTTGGCAGCAACAGAAAGAGATACGTTTCAGGTTACTTAACAGACCTTTCTTTTGGTAAGCATGTCCCCTTTCAATTCTTGCTTTCCCGT
It encodes:
- the LOC103832625 gene encoding proteasome adapter and scaffold protein ECM29 isoform X2 — translated: MSLEPWICLVNPYIRCTLLHQWIEPVAKRGEELLKKKASVTNLDDPKLIKRLFLLFNGTTATEHATPEHSVAPGNIALKMKLMSGFCRSIAAANSFPATLQCIFGCMYGSGTTLRLKQMGMEFTVWVFKHGKIDQLKLMGPVILNAILKMLDGTGSEADALSRETKTFSFQAIGLIAQRLPQLFREKTEMAVRLFNALKLETQSLRSTIQEAIISLAAAYKDSPEKILKDLEVLLLENSLAEQNEARFCALRWATSLYDSQHCPSLYICMLSAADMKLDIRELALEGLFLKEEGRSLVSNHDHKYPKFVEMLEYILKQQPKLLDSSEMRSQKLLFPSQVYVVMIKFLVKCFELQMEEINTQAVGTEFLSSAERMCLLLEHSLAFEGSAELHACASKALVSVGSYLPEMVEVYCSQKVVWLRRLLSHTDLSTRESASRLLGMASCALSDAESCSLLSELIASVSQPPQKLRFEAHHGGLCAVGYVSAHCLYRIPAVSEAVVQNAVKCLVDVVNSETAPLASVAMEALGHIGICGPLPLLVNDSSPGTQVLEVLQEKLSKLLSGDDIKSVQKIALSLGHICSNEMSSSHLKIALDLLFSLSRSKAEEILFAAGEALSFLWGGVPVTADMILKTNYTSLSTDSNFLMREVKSLSKKLSDAKTGDEDSRVTTRETISGKLFDTLLYSSRKDERCAGTVWMLSLIMYCGQHPSIQLMLPKIQEAFSHLLGDQNELTQELASQGMSIVYELGDSSMKQSLVDALVNTLTGTSKRKRAIKLDEETEVFQEGTIGESPSGGKISTYKELCNLANEMGQPDLIYKFMHLANHQASLNSKRGAAFGFSKIAKQAGDALRPHLRLLIPRLIRYQYDPDKNVQDAMAHIWKALIQDPKKAVDEHLNHIFDDLLVQCGSRLWRSREASCLALADIIQGRKFDQVGEHLKRLWIAAFRAMDDIKETVRNAGDKLCRSVTSLTIRICDITLTEISDARQAMGIVLPFLLSEGIMSKVSSVRKASIAVVMKLAKGAGVALRPHLSDLVCCMLESLSSLEDQGLNYVELHAANIGIETEKLENLRISISKGSPMWETLDLCINIVDTESLEQLIPRLTQLVRSGVGLNTRVGVASFISLLVQKVGTEIKPFTGMLLRLLFPVAKEEKSSAAKRAFSSACGVVLKYSSPSQAQSLIEETAALHSGDRSSQIACASLFKSFSSTASDIMSGHQSAIVPVIFLSRFEDDKQISSLFEEVWEDITSGERVTLQLFLQEIVNHICESITSSSWASKKKAGKAISKLTEVLGESLSPQHNKLLQCLINEMPGRLWEGKDALLDALGALSVSCHEAITKEDPKTPTVILDLICSACRKKVKKYRESAFSCLEKVIIAFGDPEFFSAVFPMLYEMCNTASVKTNSQVQSASDTVKTESEKGEDGQVPLEKIMECVKSCIQVATVDDIISRKADLIHVLLISLSPGFLWNVKMSGISCLGKLCSRFQSLWNDSMDGPLPSDATKFAHELFHSLVPKLLECINTVKIAQVHVATSQCMLELIEVYSKVSTLHPVEVDFKGEINSLIELEKSEEAKSLLRKSRDALAILSK